One stretch of Lysobacterales bacterium DNA includes these proteins:
- a CDS encoding GNAT family N-acetyltransferase, producing the protein MLIRNAVHSDAARLARFAEQTFRETFAALNRAEDMDLHCSRSYGESLQAAEISDPRRTTLLAEHTGDLIGYAQLRWGEAPACVVALRPGEIQRLYVLADWHGHGVAQELMTASIAEARHRRADAIWLGVWERNPRALAFYRRCGFVEVGDHVFPLGNDSQRDLVMALSLAH; encoded by the coding sequence ATGTTGATCCGCAATGCAGTTCATAGCGACGCCGCACGGCTCGCACGGTTCGCCGAGCAGACGTTTCGGGAGACCTTTGCTGCCCTGAACCGCGCCGAGGACATGGACCTGCACTGCAGCCGGAGCTACGGCGAGTCATTGCAGGCCGCCGAGATTTCCGATCCGCGCAGGACCACGCTGCTCGCGGAGCACACGGGCGACCTGATCGGCTACGCGCAGCTGCGCTGGGGCGAGGCGCCGGCGTGCGTGGTCGCGCTGCGGCCCGGCGAGATCCAGCGGCTGTACGTGCTCGCTGATTGGCACGGGCACGGCGTCGCGCAGGAACTGATGACCGCCAGTATCGCCGAGGCGCGACACCGCCGCGCGGACGCGATCTGGCTCGGTGTCTGGGAGCGCAATCCCAGGGCGCTCGCGTTCTATCGTCGTTGCGGTTTCGTCGAAGTCGGCGACCACGTCTTCCCGCTCGGCAACGACTCGCAGCGGGATCTGGTGATGGCGTTGTCCCTGGCGCATTGA